In Longimicrobiales bacterium, a genomic segment contains:
- the rpsJ gene encoding 30S ribosomal protein S10 has product MSDRIRIRLKAFDHWVVDQTAADIVRTAQKTGASVRGPIPLPTRRERWTVLRGPHIDKKSREQFELRTHKRLIDIVDSRPQTIDALTKLDLPAGVDVEIKVD; this is encoded by the coding sequence ATGTCAGACAGAATCAGAATTCGACTTAAGGCGTTCGACCACTGGGTGGTCGATCAGACGGCGGCGGACATCGTCCGTACCGCGCAGAAGACGGGGGCGTCTGTACGTGGACCGATCCCGCTTCCGACGCGGCGCGAGCGTTGGACTGTTCTCCGTGGGCCACATATCGACAAGAAGAGCCGTGAACAGTTCGAGTTGCGCACTCACAAGCGACTCATCGATATCGTGGATAGCCGCCCCCAGACGATCGACGCGTTGACCAAGCTGGATCTGCCAGCCGGTGTCGACGTTGAGATCAAAGTCGACTGA
- the rplC gene encoding 50S ribosomal protein L3 encodes MAGLIGKKVGMTRIFNDAGVQIPVTVIEAGPCPVVSVRSQDQDGYQAVQLGYGAQKEKRTSGAEMGHAAKAGLEAAPRLMREFRTENGDDYVVGQELTVELFEAGDRIKVTGRSKGKGFQGVVKRYGFAGRPASHGHPMSRTPGSLGPGTDPSRVIKGKKMPGRMGGERTTIRNLQIVRVDGARNLLFVKGGVPGARDSYVLISK; translated from the coding sequence ATGGCCGGGTTGATCGGAAAAAAGGTCGGGATGACCCGAATCTTCAATGATGCGGGGGTGCAGATCCCCGTTACCGTCATTGAGGCCGGGCCGTGCCCTGTCGTTAGCGTGCGTTCGCAGGACCAGGATGGCTACCAAGCTGTTCAGCTCGGGTACGGTGCGCAAAAAGAAAAGCGCACTAGTGGTGCGGAGATGGGGCATGCGGCTAAGGCCGGCCTCGAGGCCGCCCCGCGCCTGATGCGAGAGTTCCGCACGGAAAACGGCGATGATTATGTAGTGGGCCAGGAGCTCACTGTCGAATTGTTTGAGGCCGGGGACCGGATTAAGGTCACAGGTCGCTCCAAGGGTAAAGGATTCCAGGGTGTGGTTAAGCGCTATGGATTCGCGGGTCGGCCGGCATCACACGGTCACCCGATGTCCCGTACCCCGGGTTCGCTCGGGCCGGGAACAGATCCCTCTCGCGTCATCAAGGGCAAGAAAATGCCTGGACGCATGGGCGGGGAACGCACGACAATCCGGAATTTGCAGATCGTCCGCGTCGATGGCGCGCGCAATCTGTTGTTCGTGAAGGGCGGTGTTCCGGGCGCCCGTGACAGTTACGTCCTGATCTCGAAGTAA
- the rplD gene encoding 50S ribosomal protein L4 → MFKARTYKADGKKGKAQSLPDSIFDGVVNEGAMHQVVKVYLSNQRQGTSAAKTRSEVRGGSRKPWRQKGTGRARAGTTRASQWVGGGVAFPPIPHSWRKGLPKKLRNLARRSALNDRAEHDRVVVAELPSMDAPKTQALLGFVGALALEGKTLILTNGKNDNIYLSSRNLDKVSVLRFGDESVYDVLWANTVVIEKGSFAAVAPAEEEVAAKPEAEKKVAPKKKAAPKKDAALKKDAAPKKKAALKKDAAPKK, encoded by the coding sequence ATGTTTAAGGCACGCACCTACAAAGCCGACGGCAAGAAGGGGAAGGCGCAGTCTTTGCCTGACTCCATCTTCGACGGCGTCGTGAATGAGGGGGCCATGCACCAAGTGGTGAAGGTCTACCTTTCTAACCAACGCCAAGGCACATCGGCTGCGAAAACCCGCTCTGAGGTTCGGGGTGGGAGTCGCAAGCCATGGCGCCAGAAGGGCACCGGTCGGGCCCGTGCGGGAACGACTCGTGCCTCGCAGTGGGTAGGCGGTGGTGTTGCGTTCCCGCCCATCCCCCACTCGTGGCGGAAGGGACTCCCCAAGAAATTGCGGAACCTGGCTCGTCGTTCGGCCCTCAACGATCGCGCCGAGCACGATCGCGTAGTCGTCGCAGAGCTTCCCTCCATGGACGCTCCGAAGACCCAGGCATTGCTCGGTTTCGTCGGCGCGCTCGCACTGGAGGGGAAGACGCTGATTCTTACGAACGGTAAGAACGACAATATCTATTTGTCGTCGCGGAACCTGGACAAGGTTTCGGTTCTGCGCTTTGGCGACGAATCGGTGTACGACGTTCTGTGGGCTAACACAGTGGTCATCGAGAAGGGCTCATTCGCCGCCGTGGCACCCGCGGAGGAGGAGGTGGCTGCAAAGCCCGAGGCCGAGAAAAAGGTCGCTCCCAAGAAGAAGGCCGCTCCGAAGAAGGATGCCGCCCTGAAGAAGGATGCCGCCCCGAAGAAGAAGGCCGCCCTGAAGAAGGATGCCGCCCCGAAGAAG